Proteins from a genomic interval of Coraliomargarita parva:
- a CDS encoding DUF481 domain-containing protein produces MLKNSLTTRALTLALLLAAGTAHADLVVTTDGARLTGTITLIDKGTIHLDTPYAGKLKIKQEQVASFETESPVTVRLQSGTVMSGPVESTGDGKLKIKSEDGVLETNTARVVASWGPEAEDPEVVRNRREWQYDASVDITGKTGNTEKFNMGASLKAKLKGPNDSLSFYAEYEQGEEEGNKTDDRAAGGMAYESFFSKHLGWYVRSELEMDNIDNIKMRSTSAAGMSYRLINKDHQTLVARSGLGYRYTAYDNDKEDESSPTLDFGLAHTYQFMDDIYMTNDLTYVPSLDDFANYRVVHDSGVEIPVGSGNNWKIRMGVKNEYESQPANDNKLDTSYYTKMIYSWR; encoded by the coding sequence ATGCTGAAAAACAGCCTGACTACACGCGCGCTAACTCTCGCCCTGCTGCTTGCCGCAGGGACCGCACACGCCGACCTGGTCGTCACCACGGATGGCGCCCGCCTCACCGGTACCATCACACTGATCGACAAGGGTACCATCCATTTGGATACACCCTATGCGGGCAAACTGAAGATCAAGCAGGAGCAAGTCGCGTCCTTTGAAACGGAAAGCCCGGTCACCGTGCGCCTGCAGAGCGGTACGGTCATGTCCGGCCCCGTCGAATCCACCGGAGACGGCAAACTCAAGATCAAGTCCGAGGACGGCGTCCTGGAAACCAACACCGCACGCGTGGTGGCCTCCTGGGGCCCCGAGGCGGAGGACCCCGAGGTGGTCCGCAACCGCCGGGAATGGCAGTACGACGCCAGCGTCGACATCACCGGCAAGACCGGCAACACCGAGAAATTCAACATGGGTGCCAGCCTCAAGGCCAAGCTCAAGGGCCCGAACGATTCATTGTCGTTCTACGCCGAGTACGAGCAGGGCGAGGAAGAAGGCAACAAGACGGACGACCGCGCCGCCGGCGGCATGGCTTACGAATCCTTCTTTAGCAAGCACCTGGGCTGGTATGTCCGCTCCGAACTGGAAATGGACAATATCGACAATATCAAGATGCGCTCCACCAGTGCCGCGGGTATGTCCTACCGCCTGATCAACAAGGACCATCAAACCCTGGTCGCCCGCAGCGGTCTCGGCTATCGCTACACCGCCTACGACAACGACAAGGAAGACGAGTCCAGCCCCACCCTCGACTTCGGGCTCGCCCATACCTACCAGTTCATGGACGACATCTACATGACCAACGACCTGACCTACGTGCCGTCCCTGGATGATTTCGCCAATTACCGCGTCGTCCACGACAGCGGCGTCGAGATCCCGGTCGGCAGCGGCAACAACTGGAAGATCCGTATGGGTGTGAAGAACGAGTACGAAAGCCAGCCGGCCAACGACAATAAGCTGGATACCAGCTACTACACCAAGATGATCTACTCCTGGCGCTAA
- the ilvB gene encoding biosynthetic-type acetolactate synthase large subunit, which translates to MKTEKAIDFPQQDEIGPEMKGADVMVAALEREGVDVVFAYPGGASMELHQALTKSQKIRTILPRFEQGGGFMAHGYARATGKPSVCMATSGPGATNLVTCIADAFMDSIPLVAITGQVYQQYIGKAAFQETDFFGMTLPIVKHSYLVLEKEDLPRVIKEAFHLASTGRPGPVVIDIPKDVQQAIYKPTFPAQIDIPGYKDDVTHPQAEDSELGQVLDMVEAAKRPVLYIGGGIISADAHKELREFAELTGIPVASTLMGLGAFDAEHPQSLYWFGMHGTVAGNWAVCDSDLLICAGARFDDRITGKVDKFAPDAKIVHIDIDVSEHNKNKRVDLPIHSDIKHALTRLVELCKTGQFKKPDLSEWFSTINQWKAEYPFTYEKGEFITQQEAVEALYEVTKGDAIVCTGVGQHQMWAAQFYKFREPRTYISSLGLGTMGFGLPAALGAKVACPDKLVVNIDGDGCFLMNVQELATAKIEKINAKTIIMNNQHLGMVVQWEDLLYESVRGQTILCDHDNIGGPDNLDAIYPDFVKIAEGFGVKGRRVVKREDLKGAIEEMIAHDGPYVLEVIVPYTEHVLPMIKQGLSAKEILIKSE; encoded by the coding sequence ATGAAAACCGAAAAAGCTATCGACTTTCCACAACAGGACGAAATCGGTCCTGAAATGAAGGGCGCCGATGTCATGGTCGCCGCACTTGAACGTGAGGGTGTGGATGTCGTCTTCGCCTATCCGGGCGGCGCCTCCATGGAGCTCCACCAAGCCCTGACCAAAAGCCAGAAAATCCGCACCATCCTGCCCCGTTTCGAGCAGGGAGGCGGTTTCATGGCCCACGGCTATGCACGCGCCACCGGCAAGCCCAGTGTCTGCATGGCCACCAGCGGCCCCGGCGCCACCAATCTCGTCACCTGTATCGCCGACGCCTTTATGGACAGCATCCCGCTGGTCGCCATCACGGGCCAGGTCTACCAGCAGTATATCGGCAAGGCCGCGTTCCAGGAAACCGACTTCTTCGGCATGACTCTTCCGATCGTCAAGCACAGCTATCTCGTGCTGGAGAAGGAGGATTTGCCCCGCGTGATCAAGGAAGCCTTCCATCTGGCCAGCACCGGGCGCCCCGGTCCGGTCGTGATCGACATCCCGAAGGATGTGCAGCAGGCCATCTACAAGCCGACCTTCCCCGCACAGATTGATATCCCGGGCTACAAGGACGATGTCACCCACCCCCAGGCCGAAGACAGCGAGCTCGGCCAGGTGCTGGATATGGTCGAGGCAGCCAAGCGCCCCGTGCTCTACATCGGCGGCGGGATCATTTCGGCCGATGCCCACAAGGAGCTGCGCGAATTTGCCGAGTTGACCGGCATTCCGGTGGCTTCCACCCTCATGGGGCTGGGCGCCTTCGACGCGGAACACCCCCAATCTCTTTACTGGTTCGGCATGCACGGCACGGTCGCCGGCAACTGGGCGGTCTGCGACAGCGACCTGCTCATCTGCGCCGGTGCCCGTTTCGACGACCGCATCACCGGCAAGGTCGATAAGTTCGCCCCGGACGCAAAGATCGTCCATATCGATATCGACGTATCCGAGCACAACAAGAACAAGCGGGTCGACCTGCCCATCCATTCCGACATCAAGCACGCGCTCACCCGACTGGTGGAGCTCTGCAAGACCGGTCAATTCAAGAAGCCGGACCTCTCAGAATGGTTCAGCACCATCAACCAGTGGAAGGCGGAATACCCCTTTACCTATGAGAAGGGCGAATTCATCACCCAGCAGGAAGCGGTCGAGGCCCTCTACGAGGTCACCAAGGGCGATGCGATCGTTTGCACCGGGGTCGGCCAACACCAGATGTGGGCCGCCCAGTTCTACAAATTCCGCGAACCGCGCACCTATATCAGTTCCCTGGGCCTCGGCACCATGGGCTTCGGCCTCCCCGCCGCGCTCGGCGCCAAGGTCGCCTGCCCCGACAAGCTGGTGGTCAACATCGACGGTGACGGTTGCTTCCTCATGAACGTGCAGGAACTCGCCACCGCCAAGATCGAGAAGATCAACGCGAAGACCATTATCATGAACAACCAGCACCTCGGCATGGTGGTTCAATGGGAAGACCTCCTCTACGAAAGCGTCCGCGGGCAAACCATCCTGTGCGATCACGATAACATCGGCGGCCCGGACAACCTCGACGCCATCTACCCGGATTTCGTGAAGATCGCCGAAGGCTTCGGCGTCAAAGGCCGCCGCGTGGTCAAGCGCGAGGACCTCAAGGGCGCGATCGAGGAAATGATCGCCCACGACGGCCCTTACGTCCTCGAAGTCATCGTGCCCTACACCGAGCACGTGTTGCCGATGATCAAGCAAGGCCTTTCCGCCAAGGAAATCCTGATTAAATCCGAGTAA
- a CDS encoding SAM hydrolase/SAM-dependent halogenase family protein has protein sequence MKSLLSLLFLLSVLRLTAAPSALVFQSDFGLGDGAVSAMQGVAYGVSPELKIFDLTHEVPPYDIWFAALTLKQTAAYWPAGTVFVSVVDPGVGTERKSVVLKTESGHYFVTPDNGTLTFVAAELGVAEVREIDEAVNRRKESGKSYTFHGRDVYAYTGARLASETIRFEEVGPELDGVLSLPYQAASVEAGVLKGSVFKLDVRYGNVWTNISGDLLDALDLDFGGMLEVTISKDGTPVFQGILPYSATFGAVPEGEPLVYLNSLLNVSFALNMGSFAEKHGIGYGSGWTVALKKQD, from the coding sequence ATGAAATCGCTCCTATCCCTTCTATTCCTCCTGAGTGTCCTTCGTTTGACGGCCGCGCCGAGCGCCCTCGTATTCCAGTCCGATTTCGGTTTGGGCGACGGTGCCGTGTCTGCCATGCAAGGCGTGGCCTACGGGGTCTCGCCCGAGCTGAAGATTTTTGACCTGACCCACGAAGTGCCGCCCTATGATATCTGGTTCGCGGCCCTGACCCTCAAGCAGACCGCAGCCTACTGGCCGGCCGGCACGGTATTCGTCTCCGTGGTCGATCCGGGGGTCGGGACCGAGCGCAAGTCTGTCGTCCTTAAAACCGAAAGCGGGCACTATTTCGTGACCCCGGACAACGGCACCCTGACCTTTGTGGCCGCCGAGCTCGGTGTGGCCGAAGTGCGGGAGATCGATGAGGCGGTCAACCGGCGCAAGGAATCGGGCAAGTCCTATACCTTTCATGGCCGGGATGTCTATGCCTACACCGGTGCGCGTCTCGCCTCGGAAACCATCCGTTTCGAGGAGGTTGGCCCGGAACTGGACGGTGTCTTGAGCCTGCCTTACCAAGCTGCCAGCGTTGAGGCGGGGGTCTTGAAGGGCAGCGTCTTCAAACTGGATGTGCGCTACGGGAATGTATGGACCAATATCAGCGGCGACTTGCTGGATGCCTTGGACCTGGATTTTGGCGGCATGCTCGAGGTCACGATTTCGAAGGATGGGACGCCCGTCTTCCAGGGCATCTTGCCTTATTCCGCCACCTTCGGGGCTGTGCCGGAAGGCGAGCCTCTGGTCTATCTCAACAGCCTGCTCAATGTCTCCTTCGCCCTGAATATGGGCAGTTTCGCGGAGAAACACGGGATCGGTTACGGTTCCGGCTGGACGGTGGCGCTGAAAAAGCAGGACTGA
- a CDS encoding cupin domain-containing protein, with product MEIIKIMDCQDYVAEDRAVAKEFLGPRNSGLKNLSIAYITIPPGVTVKKHYHLKSEETYHIVEGKGIMHLDGEDCAMEPGEAVAIIPGQWHSIHNPEETDLVMVVTCSPPWAEADQVFEAESE from the coding sequence ATGGAAATCATCAAAATCATGGATTGTCAGGATTACGTGGCGGAGGACCGTGCCGTCGCGAAGGAATTCCTGGGTCCCCGTAACAGTGGTCTGAAGAACCTGAGTATCGCTTATATCACGATTCCGCCCGGCGTGACCGTGAAGAAGCACTACCACCTGAAGAGCGAGGAGACCTATCACATTGTCGAAGGCAAAGGGATCATGCATCTGGACGGCGAAGACTGCGCGATGGAGCCGGGCGAGGCGGTTGCCATTATTCCGGGGCAGTGGCACTCCATTCATAATCCGGAAGAGACGGATCTGGTCATGGTGGTGACCTGTTCGCCACCCTGGGCGGAAGCGGACCAGGTCTTTGAAGCGGAATCGGAATAA
- a CDS encoding EamA family transporter: MDTRDRWKGIALVLNTGCCWGFHGVLIKFAYSLGASFLQVFLVEALFASLYYGCFARGFLKTVRPRGWSQWLQLSGIGLASVGVGNLLFLAFSLGPVAIAATLMFMYLPVVYAVSLISGNQSFSAPKLCSILLVLIGATLTTQIFSSLGEPGAVAAVFSALAASFCYALVFILTPGVASFTTVEFRSFSISAFGLVGCLIVWCFVPSLWYPLDGQLGSFLIMAIVLGVVGQTLPVLTLMKGLPITGSSLGGVLASVELPIAVFSSAILLGESLSPSKIVGVVLVLSGIVLYNYSDRVRVPQMATT, translated from the coding sequence ATGGATACGCGAGACCGATGGAAAGGGATCGCCTTGGTACTCAATACCGGCTGCTGCTGGGGGTTCCATGGTGTGCTCATTAAATTTGCCTACAGCCTGGGGGCATCGTTCCTGCAGGTGTTTCTGGTCGAGGCTTTGTTTGCCAGCCTCTACTATGGTTGTTTTGCGCGCGGCTTTTTGAAGACGGTGCGGCCGCGGGGGTGGAGCCAGTGGCTGCAGCTGTCCGGCATCGGGCTGGCCTCGGTCGGGGTGGGGAACCTGCTGTTCCTCGCATTCAGCCTCGGGCCCGTTGCCATTGCCGCCACGCTCATGTTCATGTACCTCCCCGTGGTCTATGCCGTTTCCCTGATTTCGGGGAACCAGAGCTTCTCCGCGCCCAAGTTGTGTTCGATCCTGCTGGTCCTGATCGGGGCTACGTTGACCACCCAGATCTTTTCCAGTCTGGGCGAACCGGGCGCCGTGGCCGCGGTCTTCAGTGCGCTGGCCGCTTCCTTCTGTTATGCGTTGGTCTTCATCCTGACTCCCGGGGTGGCGTCTTTTACCACCGTGGAGTTTCGCTCTTTCTCCATCTCCGCCTTCGGCCTGGTGGGCTGCCTGATCGTATGGTGCTTTGTGCCTTCGCTCTGGTATCCGCTGGACGGGCAGCTGGGCTCGTTTCTGATCATGGCCATCGTGCTGGGGGTGGTGGGGCAGACCTTGCCGGTCCTGACCTTGATGAAGGGGCTGCCGATTACCGGGAGCAGCCTGGGTGGGGTTCTCGCCTCGGTCGAATTGCCCATTGCGGTGTTCAGTTCCGCGATCCTGTTGGGGGAAAGCCTCAGCCCGTCCAAGATCGTGGGCGTGGTGCTTGTCCTGTCGGGGATCGTGCTTTACAATTACAGTGATCGCGTCCGCGTGCCGCAGATGGCGACGACTTAA
- the uraD gene encoding 2-oxo-4-hydroxy-4-carboxy-5-ureidoimidazoline decarboxylase: MDLKTLNGLSREAFSEALGQVFEHSPWVVELAAGQRPFSHVKALQAACESALYGASPEQQVALIQAHPDLAAKLDQLPKLTDFSQAEQKRAGFAALPEATLAQMREVLAAYRERFGHPFILCVTEHPAADVLPMLEVRCQASPEAERMACLFQIARIGWHRICSLVDTPQES; this comes from the coding sequence ATGGATTTAAAGACACTCAACGGTTTAAGCCGGGAAGCGTTCAGCGAGGCGCTGGGGCAGGTCTTCGAGCATTCGCCCTGGGTCGTCGAGCTCGCCGCCGGGCAGCGTCCTTTCAGTCATGTGAAGGCCTTGCAGGCGGCTTGCGAGTCGGCCCTCTACGGGGCCAGCCCCGAGCAGCAGGTGGCCTTGATCCAGGCGCACCCGGACCTGGCGGCCAAACTCGACCAGTTGCCCAAGTTGACCGATTTCTCGCAGGCCGAACAAAAGCGTGCGGGCTTTGCCGCCTTGCCGGAAGCAACGCTGGCACAAATGCGGGAGGTCCTGGCGGCCTACCGGGAGCGCTTCGGCCATCCCTTCATCCTTTGCGTGACCGAGCATCCGGCTGCGGATGTCCTGCCCATGTTGGAGGTCCGCTGCCAGGCCAGTCCCGAGGCCGAGCGCATGGCTTGTCTTTTTCAAATTGCCCGGATCGGTTGGCATCGCATCTGCAGTTTAGTCGACACACCTCAGGAATCATAA
- the uraH gene encoding hydroxyisourate hydrolase produces the protein MSGKLSTHVLDTYGGTPAAGVSWHLEFKSPTAPAWAEIAAGVTNADGRTDAPLLTGEALVTGSYRLSFAMGDYYKGKSVPLADPPFLDVVVLEVNLTAGESYHVPLLASPWSYSTYRGS, from the coding sequence ATGTCAGGAAAACTAAGTACACATGTCCTTGATACTTACGGTGGCACGCCAGCCGCCGGGGTGTCATGGCATCTCGAATTCAAGAGTCCCACCGCGCCTGCGTGGGCGGAAATCGCAGCTGGAGTCACCAATGCGGATGGCCGGACGGACGCCCCCTTGTTGACCGGCGAGGCACTTGTCACCGGCAGCTACCGCCTCTCCTTCGCGATGGGGGATTACTACAAGGGCAAATCGGTGCCCTTGGCCGATCCCCCTTTTCTCGATGTCGTGGTTCTTGAAGTCAACCTCACCGCCGGAGAGAGTTACCATGTGCCGCTCCTGGCCTCACCGTGGAGCTATTCCACCTACCGGGGGAGTTGA
- a CDS encoding Zn-dependent hydrolase, giving the protein MELFHLPGELMELEAAIEAAGQRMIERLQTLKTISSNKEWLERILFSPAAEEAAYRLKGWMGEAGMEVNYDALTNVTGWRSYAEAGNEAPAIHLGSHYDTVINAGAYDGTLGVVLAIAVADVLNTAGVEMKHNLGVSAFCDEEGVRFQSTFLGSGYLSGQFEKDWLHMPDEYGKTLGEWLVDRAESIDELLAAEPFIRPQDYFLEAHIEQGPVLEAAGRALGVFTNIAAQLRSEVEVIGEAGHAGTIPARLRKDPLPYACEMMLAVNQLCRSDERVRATVGQVEVRPNASNVIPGSVRFTIDLRYPNEAGLTQAHEQLSADLKAIALRSGLEFRYRVVHQAGNVSCDAALTDLLSGACEQEQGDALRIFSGAGHDSMKVAGVCPVGLLAVRCRKGLSHHPDEFASEEDCLMALRVMLKAVLALDRQL; this is encoded by the coding sequence GTGGAGCTATTCCACCTACCGGGGGAGTTGATGGAACTGGAAGCTGCGATTGAAGCCGCCGGCCAGCGCATGATTGAGCGCTTGCAGACGCTGAAGACGATTTCCTCCAATAAGGAGTGGCTGGAGCGGATCCTTTTTTCGCCGGCTGCGGAGGAAGCGGCCTACCGTCTGAAGGGCTGGATGGGCGAGGCCGGGATGGAGGTGAATTACGATGCCTTGACCAACGTGACCGGTTGGCGCAGCTACGCCGAAGCGGGCAATGAGGCGCCGGCGATTCATCTGGGGTCCCACTACGACACCGTGATCAATGCCGGGGCTTATGACGGCACCCTTGGAGTGGTGTTGGCGATCGCCGTGGCCGATGTCTTGAACACTGCGGGTGTCGAGATGAAACACAATCTCGGGGTCAGTGCATTTTGCGACGAGGAAGGCGTGCGCTTTCAGAGCACTTTTCTCGGGAGCGGGTATTTAAGCGGGCAGTTCGAGAAAGACTGGCTTCACATGCCCGACGAATACGGGAAGACCCTGGGGGAATGGCTGGTGGACCGTGCGGAGTCGATCGACGAGCTGCTGGCTGCCGAGCCCTTTATCCGGCCACAGGATTATTTTCTCGAAGCACATATCGAACAGGGGCCCGTCCTTGAGGCGGCAGGGCGCGCGCTGGGCGTCTTTACAAATATCGCGGCCCAGCTACGCTCCGAAGTCGAGGTGATCGGCGAGGCGGGGCACGCCGGCACCATTCCCGCCCGCTTGCGCAAGGACCCCTTGCCCTATGCCTGTGAAATGATGCTGGCCGTCAATCAACTCTGCCGCTCGGACGAACGGGTTCGCGCGACGGTCGGACAGGTCGAAGTGCGCCCGAATGCCAGCAATGTGATTCCCGGCAGTGTGCGTTTTACGATCGATCTACGCTATCCCAACGAGGCGGGCCTGACGCAGGCGCACGAGCAACTTTCGGCCGATTTGAAGGCGATCGCACTGCGCAGCGGTTTGGAATTCCGCTACCGGGTCGTGCATCAGGCCGGGAATGTGTCCTGCGACGCCGCCCTGACCGATCTGCTTTCGGGTGCCTGCGAGCAGGAGCAGGGGGACGCCCTGCGGATCTTCAGCGGGGCGGGGCATGACAGCATGAAGGTCGCGGGTGTTTGCCCGGTCGGCTTGCTGGCGGTTCGTTGCCGGAAGGGGCTGAGTCATCATCCCGACGAGTTCGCATCGGAGGAGGATTGCCTGATGGCCTTGCGTGTCATGTTGAAGGCCGTGCTGGCTTTGGATCGTCAACTGTAG
- the allB gene encoding allantoinase AllB, which translates to MDTKLHNVRILRDGEWQTMEVGIEGGRFSDIAATVSGPCCESIDAAGAYCLPGGVDLHVHFNEPGRTHWEGFKTGTAAAAAGGVTSLVEMPLNSIPSTTSLAALDLKLKAIEGKSYVDYGLWGGLVPGNLDELEPLADAGVCGFKAFMSPSGTDDFINSDTETLRAGMQRIARTGLRLALHAEDPAVLEPAAARLAQRESATDWEASRPVEAEVSAVRIAIELSKETGCPITIVHVSAPEVLDVIDAAKAEGVDILCETCPHYLLLDLEDAERIGPAAKCAPPLRPHQVVDAQWAAVLAGRIDTIGSDHSPCPPEMKTGRDFYSAWGGISGLQHGLPLLFDRVSIGAGPDMGRLVDMVSTRPAAIMGMKGKGQLGVGADADFVLIRPSTVPRSIAAEDLLYRHRHSAYCGMTQRLEVQSSWLRGQCVFTDGHVQGEPSGAFLRGKGGL; encoded by the coding sequence ATGGATACGAAATTACATAATGTCCGGATCCTGCGGGATGGCGAATGGCAGACCATGGAGGTCGGCATCGAAGGAGGGCGCTTTTCGGACATTGCCGCCACGGTCTCAGGTCCTTGCTGTGAAAGTATCGATGCCGCGGGTGCCTACTGCTTACCGGGGGGGGTGGATCTGCATGTCCACTTCAACGAGCCGGGCCGCACCCACTGGGAAGGATTCAAGACCGGTACGGCTGCGGCCGCGGCGGGTGGAGTGACCTCGCTGGTCGAGATGCCCTTGAACAGTATCCCGTCGACCACTTCGCTCGCCGCCCTTGATTTGAAACTCAAGGCGATCGAAGGGAAGTCCTATGTCGATTACGGCCTCTGGGGTGGGCTCGTTCCCGGGAACCTGGATGAGCTTGAACCCTTGGCGGATGCCGGGGTCTGCGGATTCAAGGCCTTCATGTCGCCCAGCGGAACGGATGATTTTATCAACTCGGACACCGAAACGCTGCGTGCGGGCATGCAACGCATCGCCCGCACGGGCTTGCGACTCGCCCTCCATGCGGAAGACCCAGCGGTTTTGGAGCCGGCGGCGGCGCGTTTGGCACAACGTGAAAGCGCGACAGACTGGGAGGCTTCACGGCCGGTCGAAGCGGAGGTCAGTGCGGTGCGGATTGCGATTGAACTCTCGAAGGAGACCGGATGCCCGATCACCATCGTTCACGTCAGTGCCCCCGAAGTGCTCGATGTGATTGATGCCGCCAAGGCCGAGGGGGTCGACATCCTTTGTGAGACCTGCCCGCACTACCTGCTTCTCGACCTGGAAGATGCCGAGAGGATCGGGCCTGCGGCCAAATGCGCGCCGCCTTTGCGACCGCATCAAGTGGTGGATGCGCAATGGGCCGCGGTGCTGGCCGGACGGATCGATACCATCGGTTCGGACCATTCTCCCTGTCCGCCGGAGATGAAAACAGGTCGCGACTTTTATTCCGCCTGGGGTGGGATCTCTGGCTTGCAGCACGGCCTTCCCTTGCTCTTCGACCGGGTCAGCATCGGCGCGGGGCCCGATATGGGGCGTCTGGTCGACATGGTATCGACCCGGCCGGCTGCCATCATGGGCATGAAGGGGAAAGGCCAACTGGGAGTCGGGGCCGATGCCGATTTTGTTCTCATTCGCCCAAGTACAGTGCCCCGCTCGATCGCAGCGGAAGACTTGCTCTACCGTCACCGGCATTCTGCCTACTGTGGCATGACGCAGCGTTTGGAAGTGCAGAGCAGTTGGCTCCGGGGGCAATGCGTGTTTACCGACGGTCATGTTCAGGGTGAGCCTTCGGGAGCATTTCTCCGGGGGAAGGGAGGACTTTGA
- a CDS encoding amidase, with protein sequence MNEPPRSLDEWRELAKHDAQSWAEAVRSVVAACIEKTDTSVVSADLSASAVAGGGALAGVPYALKDLFNIRGWPTHNSSLMPDLVDHPVTDDSELVLELRRLGASCVMKTQMNEFAYGLSGENPHYGDCPHPSRPDCLSGGSSSGSAYVVGAGYLPLAFGTDTGGSIRVPSALCGIYGIRWVPGYCMGGAYPLAESFDTIGWFTRTAEDMRSVLEAWFDGGEAAFGRLRGSLLIPSGLVDAESEEVLTRAAAGLGLGEPGDAAGLLSLMPDSNKAFNVLQSREAYALHKERIRYYKDYYDPAVLARIQRGALWSGEDIESAEGLRMRLAAWFEHYFSDYDFLALPVCPGAAVPPSAATPDLREKTLRLTSPASLAQLPALTVPLMLDEKRSIGIQFIFREVSASVPLALLELCKTL encoded by the coding sequence ATGAATGAGCCCCCGCGTAGTTTGGACGAGTGGCGGGAACTCGCGAAGCATGACGCGCAGTCATGGGCCGAAGCGGTGCGCTCGGTTGTCGCGGCGTGCATTGAAAAAACGGATACGTCGGTTGTGAGTGCTGATTTGAGCGCCTCGGCCGTCGCCGGGGGCGGAGCACTTGCCGGGGTGCCCTATGCGCTGAAAGATCTTTTCAATATCCGGGGTTGGCCGACCCACAATTCATCCCTGATGCCGGACCTGGTGGATCATCCGGTAACGGACGACAGTGAACTGGTCCTTGAGCTGCGCAGGCTTGGGGCGTCCTGTGTAATGAAGACACAGATGAACGAGTTTGCCTACGGGCTTTCAGGAGAAAATCCCCATTATGGGGATTGTCCCCATCCGAGCCGTCCGGACTGTCTGAGTGGCGGTTCGAGCAGCGGTTCGGCCTATGTGGTGGGGGCGGGCTATTTGCCACTGGCCTTTGGCACGGATACGGGAGGGTCGATCCGGGTCCCTTCCGCATTGTGCGGGATTTATGGAATTCGCTGGGTGCCCGGGTATTGTATGGGAGGCGCTTATCCACTGGCTGAATCCTTTGATACCATAGGCTGGTTCACTCGGACTGCGGAGGATATGCGATCTGTCCTCGAGGCATGGTTTGATGGGGGCGAGGCGGCTTTCGGCCGGCTGAGGGGCAGTTTGTTGATTCCGTCCGGACTGGTGGATGCCGAAAGCGAGGAGGTCCTGACGCGGGCGGCCGCCGGCTTGGGCTTGGGTGAGCCCGGGGATGCGGCCGGGCTTTTGTCGCTGATGCCGGATTCCAACAAAGCTTTCAACGTGCTGCAAAGCCGTGAGGCCTATGCCCTGCACAAGGAGCGCATTCGTTACTACAAGGACTATTACGACCCGGCAGTGTTGGCTCGAATTCAACGCGGGGCTTTATGGTCGGGGGAAGATATTGAGTCGGCCGAAGGGCTTCGAATGCGGCTTGCGGCCTGGTTCGAACATTATTTTTCCGACTACGATTTCCTCGCATTACCGGTCTGTCCGGGAGCGGCCGTGCCCCCTTCGGCGGCAACGCCGGACCTGAGGGAGAAAACCCTGCGGCTGACGTCGCCTGCAAGCCTGGCACAATTACCCGCCTTGACAGTGCCGCTCATGCTGGATGAGAAACGTAGCATAGGAATTCAATTTATCTTTCGGGAGGTGAGTGCGTCCGTGCCGCTTGCCCTGCTGGAGTTATGCAAAACTTTATAA